The following are encoded in a window of Choloepus didactylus isolate mChoDid1 chromosome 17, mChoDid1.pri, whole genome shotgun sequence genomic DNA:
- the LOC119512433 gene encoding dermatan-sulfate epimerase-like isoform X1, with the protein MRTHTRGAPSVFFIYLFCFVSAYITKENPEVMIPFTNANYDSHPMLYFSRAEVAELQLRAASTHEHIAALLTEAVHTMLSSPLEYLPPWDPKEYSARWNEIYGNNLGALAMFCVLYPENIEARDMAKDYMERMAAQPSWKLKVRN; encoded by the exons ATGAGGACTCACACACGGGGGGCTCccagtgtgtttttcatatatctcTTTTGCTTTGTGTCAGCATACATCACCAAGGAGAACCCAGAAGTCATGATTCCCTTCACCAATGCCAACTACGACAGCCACCCAATGCTGTACTTCTCCAGGGCTGAGGTGGCGGAGCTACAGCTCCGTGCAGCCAGCACACATGAGCACATCGCCGCCCTCCTCACcgaggctgtgcacaccatgctCTCCAGCCCCTTGGAGTATCTTCCTCCCTGGGATCCCAAAGAGTACAGCGCCCGCTGGAACGaaatctatggaaacaacctgGGTGCTTTGGCAATGTTCTGTGTGCTGTATCCTGAGAACATTGAAGCCCGAGACATGGCTAAAGACTACATGGAGAGGATGGCAGCGCAGCCTAGTTG GAAGCTGAAAGTCAGAAATTGA
- the LOC119512433 gene encoding dermatan-sulfate epimerase-like isoform X2 gives MRTHTRGAPSVFFIYLFCFVSAYITKENPEVMIPFTNANYDSHPMLYFSRAEVAELQLRAASTHEHIAALLTEAVHTMLSSPLEYLPPWDPKEYSARWNEIYGNNLGALAMFCVLYPENIEARDMAKDYMERMAAQPRS, from the exons ATGAGGACTCACACACGGGGGGCTCccagtgtgtttttcatatatctcTTTTGCTTTGTGTCAGCATACATCACCAAGGAGAACCCAGAAGTCATGATTCCCTTCACCAATGCCAACTACGACAGCCACCCAATGCTGTACTTCTCCAGGGCTGAGGTGGCGGAGCTACAGCTCCGTGCAGCCAGCACACATGAGCACATCGCCGCCCTCCTCACcgaggctgtgcacaccatgctCTCCAGCCCCTTGGAGTATCTTCCTCCCTGGGATCCCAAAGAGTACAGCGCCCGCTGGAACGaaatctatggaaacaacctgGGTGCTTTGGCAATGTTCTGTGTGCTGTATCCTGAGAACATTGAAGCCCGAGACATGGCTAAAGACTACATGGAGAGGATGGCAGCGCAGCCTA GAAGCTGA